From the Helicoverpa zea isolate HzStark_Cry1AcR chromosome 26, ilHelZeax1.1, whole genome shotgun sequence genome, one window contains:
- the LOC124642892 gene encoding cilia- and flagella-associated protein 251-like, translating to MMIMMTNKNFDNFQGALGRNIFSNHRTSVDDDDIRVANDRNEQHKLADDKGSERLGLLILDYNDDVQTRRRMNVNDSSRRAGKKKKKGRTDKKHIARQVESDTQEEEEVVKNEEKSLRVPDSEERGEEEEVEKKVKPLRVPDSDKRTNEEVVEEKVEPLDSEERENEEVVEKEVKPLDPEERENEEGVEKKVKRLNTEERENEEVVEKKVKPLNSEEREEEEVVEKKVKPLRVPDSEERDDDGDMKSVATQCIADVEKKKVECTKACFWTYEDVCERLSCSMRHNHLTRRSFDIGGNLKESDLEDDDEKKENEEGTEPRAHGKKNKKKHHDKKRIDVKKNNLRMRGEETVENTQVPNAECLLETQQDVEKCIISCRRVQEDVCGQLNCSTRSQKALRKECSYNCRKIFDVNICY from the exons atgatgataatgatgactaacaaaaattttgataatttccaGGGTGCCTTAGGCAGGAATATATTTAGTAATCATAGAACATCagtagatgatgatgacattcgAGTGGCGAATGACAGAAATGAACAACATAAGCTAGCAGATGATAAAGGGTCTGAGCGGTTGGGACTTTTAATATTGGAT TACAACGATGACGTACAAACTAGAAGAAGGATGAATGTTAACGACAGCAGCAGACGCGCtgggaagaaaaagaaaaaaggacGTACTGATAAGAAACATATAGCAAGGCAAGTTGAAAGTGATACACaagaggaagaagaagtagttaaaaatgaagaaaaatcaCTTAGAGTTCCTGATTCAGAGGAAAGAGGGGAAGAGGAAGAAGTTGAAAAGAAAGTTAAGCCACTTAGAGTTCCTGATTCGGATAAAAGAACGAATGAAGAAGTAGTCGAAGAGAAAGTTGAGCCACTTGATTCGGAGGAAAGAGAGAATGAAGAAGTAGTTGAAAAGGAAGTTAAGCCACTTGATCCGGAGGAAAGAGAAAATGAAGAAGGAGTCGAAAAGAAAGTTAAGCGACTTAATACGGAGGAAAGAGAGAATGAAGAAGTAGTCGAAAAGAAAGTTAAGCCACTTAATTCGGAGGaaagagaggaagaagaagTAGTTGAAAAGAAAGTGAAGCCTCTTAGAGTTCCTGATTCGGAGGAAAGAGATGATGACGGTGATATGAAAAGTGTAGCTACACAATGCATTGCGGATGTGGAAAAGAAAAAAGTCGAATGCACCAAGGCTTGCTTTTGGACGTATGAGGATGTCTGCGAAAGACTCAGCTGCTCCATGAGA CACAACCATTTAACAAGACGGAGTTTTGACATAGGTGGTAACTTAAAAGAATCTGACCTTGAAGATGAcgatgaaaagaaagaaaatgaagAAGGTACTGAACCCCGAGCTCACGGCAAGAAGAACAAGAAAAAACACCACGACAAAAAGAGAAttgatgttaaaaaaaataatttacggatGCGAGGAGAGGAAACCGTTGAAAACACTCAAGTACCTAATGCCGAGTGTTTGTTAGAAACTCAACAGGACGTCGAAAAATGCATAATATCCTGCAGAAGAGTTCAAGAAGATGTCTGTGGCCAGCTCAACTGTTCTACCAGATCTCAAAAGGCACTCCGTAAAGAATGTAGCTATAATTGTAGAAAAATCTTCGACGttaatatttgttattga
- the LOC124643088 gene encoding uncharacterized protein LOC124643088: protein MVRKITCYVIFITLIWGATAEREENIRNLFKSNMTRGDFSNLLKSLIRLNEQRVNVLQKLSRLEDYSMLSEVLRSGDKKGGGNLSNLFLVVLSKNQSDPSRRNMGFQVLDSVPSVNTANFYVGGITLNDSKTAKTNPDLQSKYLMKEEFKSNLADNLNIEDKSNNSIVTRHGSSHVKNKEQESVDAMNDIVKPKGRFEIVSNGGNSNTYKAGLDGENYDDVIKLPGNIQKREPAVSQISLENDRYKVPDFASGPINSEVHNYESNENDHKNLQLTIQNPYEIRDIKHHKSGRDVTEDGTIKKPSTSIDNPSEISSDNKVISLNKHIPVHPTKRRKRHSKQTIVKSVKNNNSNKTSHHKNRHSTKQPKINKKQFSPNIHVKKHPPINKDKSEEKKKDTKPIQELPQTEQIPEDSNQDAFYVSKENKKDDDRDSKKSKINKDETNKNIQGSKPPNIRKMKTKTEPQGKKVSKINTERSAENDHVITIDLNEPLGLQMTKDVSSEDERVLKYPSANTEETQEIMHNFELPINTFNANDKHNSRPKDARGLHQSIPILNKGAFDGNIQKTKMSKDFARHDIDSISKSAMDDYRGFEGGSRYKNNIPARERPLALSDEGSEEPKTGRESRKTFAKCINKKALKMCTKSCNSAYKNVCRRLKCTSRSKKALKKECKRSCKKTFASKSSKYSNESGNSDSDSNSDSNSS from the exons ATGGTACGAAAAATTACGTGTTATGtgatttttataacattaatatGGGGA GCAACCGCGGAGAGGGAAGAAAACATACGAAATCTTTTCAAAAGTAACATGACACGTGGTGACTTCTCGAACCTTCTGAAGTCTCTCATCAGGTTGAACGAACAGAGGGTTAATGTGCTCCAAAAGCTATCCAGACTTGAGGATTACAGCATGCTGAGTGAGGTTCTGAGGTCTGGAGACAAGAAGGGGGGCGGAAATTTGAGCAACTTGTTCTTGGTTGTGCTGTCTAAA AACCAAAGTGACCCATCGCGAAGAAATATGGGCTTCCAAGTTTTGGATTCAGTTCCTTCGGTCAATACAGCGAATTTCTATGTTGGTGGAATAACATTGAATGATTCCAAAACTGCAAAGACAAACCCTGATTTACAAAGCAAATATCTTATGAAGGAAGAATTTAAATCGAATCTCGcagataatttaaatatagaGGATAAAAGTAATAATTCTATTGTTACAAGGCATGGATCTAGtcatgttaaaaataaagagCAAGAGTCAGTAGATGCAATGAATGATATTGTTAAACCCAAAGGTAGATTTGAAATCGTAAGTAATGGGGGAAACAGCAACACGTATAAAGCAGGCTTAGATGGTGAAAATTACGATGATGTTATAAAACTACCAGGAAATATTCAGAAGAGAGAACCTGCTGTATCACAGATTTCCTTGGAAAACGACCGCTATAAAGTTCCAGACTTTGCATCAGGTCCTATAAATTCCGAAGTACATAACTACGAATCTAATGAAAATGATCACAAAAATTTGCAATTGACCATACAAAACCCTTATGAAATTCGTGACATAAAGCATCATAAATCAGGTAGAGATGTTACTGAGGATGGTACTATCAAAAAACCAAGCACAAGTATAGACAATCCAAGTGAAATCAGTTCTGACAACAAAGTCATATCATTAAATAAACATATCCCTGTACATCCTACTAAGCGTCGCAAAAGGCATTCGAAACAAACCATAGTAAAATctgttaaaaacaataatagtaataaaacaaGCCATCATAAAAACCGCCACAGTACTAAACaacctaaaattaataaaaaacaatttagtcCAAATATCCATGTTAAAAAACATCCtccaataaataaagataaatctgaagaaaagaaaaaagacaCTAAACCTATTCAAGAGCTTCCACAGACCGAACAGATTCCAGAAGATTCTAATCAGGACGCATTCTACGTaagtaaagaaaacaaaaaggaTGATGACCGTGatagtaaaaaatctaaaataaacaaagatgaaactaacaaaaatattcaaggtAGTAAACCACCCAACATCAGAAAGATGAAGACTAAGACTGAGCCTCAGGGTAAAAAGGTTTCTAAAATTAACACAGAACGCTCTGCTGAGAATGACCATGTGATTACGATTGATTTAAATGAACCTTTAGGCCTACAAATGACAAAAGATGTTTCTAGTGAAGATGAGCGAGTCCTTAAATATCCTTCTGCAAATACAGAAGAGACTCAAGAAATCATGCATAATTTTGAATTACCTATTAATACATTTAATGCAAATGACAAACATAACAGTCGGCCTAAAGATGCCAGAGGTTTGCATCAAAGTATACCGATACTTAACAAAGGCGCATTTGATGGTAACATCCAAAAAACTAAAATGAGTAAAGATTTCGCAAGACATGATATTGATTCTATTAGTAAATCAGCCATGGATGATTACAGAGGATTTGAGGGAGGTTctagatataaaaataacatcccAGCAAGAGAAAGACCATTAGCTTTGTCCGATGAAGGCTCTGAAGAACCTAAAACGGGCCGAGAATCAAGGAAGACCTTCGCAAAGTGTATAAACAAAAAAGCGCTAAAGATGTGCACAAAGTCTTGCAATAGCGCTTACAAGAATGTTTGCCGAAGACTTAAGTGTACTTCTAGATCGAAAAAAGCTTTGAAAAAAGAATGCAAGCGCAGCTGCAAGAAGACTTTCGCAAGCAAATCTAGTAAATACAGCAATGAGTCTGGTAACAGTGACAGTGACAGTAATAGTGACAGTAACAGtagttag
- the LOC124643082 gene encoding uncharacterized protein LOC124643082, with product MHSNLTKGLYFKMSPFLEQPVISDERIKSPMKNDEAKQTFLKLLNTIVKVNEQRLVTVKKMADLQDYMLTKNKLKTDYDSYDSIEDEDSRILIAYAQNFPRLRRAEDEAITRAMCNNMNLFRHNTGRATKFFRNTCRERAIRQCIAACKQTLADVNSKSNCILKTRRDSISTCKDNCRNSFDYDLD from the exons ATGCATTCAAACCTTACAAAAGgcctatattttaaaatgagcCCGTTTCTCGAACAGCCTGTAATTTCCGATGAAAGGATAAAGTCACCAATGAAAAATGATGAAGCCAAGCAAACGTTTCTGAAACTCCTAAACACCATAGTCAAGGTGAATGAGCAGAGATTAGTCACCGTTAAGAAAATGGCTGATCTTCAAGACTACATGCTTACGAAGAATAAACTGAAGACTGATTACGATTCCTATGACTCCATAGAAGATGAAGACAGCCGAATTTTAATAGCTTATGCGCAG AACTTTCCAAGATTAAGAAGAGCAGAAGACGAAGCCATTACCAGAGCCATGTGTAACAATATGAATTTATTTCGACACAACACTGGTAGAGCGACGAAGTTTTTCAGGAATACTTGTAGAGAGCGAGCGATAAGACAATGTATTGCTGCTTGCAAGCAAACTTTAGCCGACGTTAACAGCAAATCAAATTGTATTCTCAAAACCAGAAGAGATTCTATCTCTACATGTAAAGATAACTGCAGAAATTCGTTTGATTATGATTTGGATTAA
- the LOC124643096 gene encoding cysteine-rich PDZ-binding protein, translating to MVCEKCEKKLGRVITPDPWKTGARNTVESGGRKVGENKALTAKKGRFNPYTSKFQECRICRTKVHQVGSHYCQACAYKKGICAMCGKKILDTKNYRQSST from the exons ATGGTTTGTGAGAAATGTGAGAAGAAACTTGGCCGCGTGATTACTCCAGACCCTTGGAAAACTGGAGCCAGGAATACTGTGGAGTCCGGAGGCAGAAAAGTTGGTGAAAATAAGGCACTCACAGCGAAAAAGGGACGATTTAACCCATACACGAGCAAATTTCAAGAATGCAG AATATGCAGAACAAAGGTCCATCAGGTTGGCTCCCACTACTGCCAAGCGTGTGCCTACAAAAAGGGCATATGTGCCATGTGTGGAAAAAAGATATTAGACACTAAAAACTACAGACAGAGCTCCACTTAA
- the LOC124643044 gene encoding uncharacterized protein LOC124643044: MRSTLVYILIKCAFIGSFAKNDGITSGRSQVTLTNQYFEKEAKNDIEHVLSAGKDAENHIFEDEYDDYEKAAKTYTPQSNYRKPDVILDNLQEMLKHLQLQKRVRTPLILHKLNKRYLRKENKADSLNSVDTNRLIEAMEKLVNSENTKSLRNSKDFANNKKYSFNKKHLRYAVDDAVETPDDHPVLKISEDKYNAKKYSADRDATNDSDNTDDKKEEKQRLEKKSSHLKTLYKLSKQFEHLRKHSDNKLQSKPKSFKDLRSNSKFLDINKKDQQRFMNLLKKIIKVKGNLRNLPKTSTYNEKQQSILRRLGDAQDRPAKRYKRSTEAGYTQNPDTCKTYNDNLAQLWSNLSKHLNITEQPNEKALHNIAIIIQAYLEHQNAKPSPDNYKVKHESRDKIGNVIAKIRKQIVKDEADTDKITLTITSNLEPRYEDSNNEDCAQINEEYLRLSIDILYKSYLENTVKCLDDEDTIAQDSEFGRRKQSGRDLVINHPPLVDIEENPDIKNILIEDELYNDYHKGKVPRQLPNSNKNRRVIERRKENKNDTSHSIRSSENQKAEDKLNLRSKSTRKPATRKLSRSRCQMSAIRKLLISLRPVLERFMGLQECKVDNTMRSLNDDNRPNNRYYLHASNFIPSEDSQTHIQGIGRSKLTRKNTEGSIRKSLVHKSHDTGHENDRNALRHDTKFGTSSQKYRLSRVRNRHSATPTIAKNTDNRKLQSDISKANVNDEYNTYYEQYYQSVPMYNNYDATYKTDNKNAYPIMINPEEILSFNNNDDDDKMTVRTKLINKEKGQRGVKVDYEDYILEYDYIPVTGEPLSDLDEYKEYAQNIDAKSKIHANRYESMTDFLKRARDRSLQAPEFVIPFALNTNKGYVELTHLVKYPKILVYRPQFIVKNTMPYDDFLRSMHSFNLTGDDTRLLKIVRYLPDNRVQVLFESADFDTPFEVQDLTRENRKIRSSDTLKAYRSQNYKDEANVNANAEFTNDERKEITPTSTSIFSSFLRDSTGDKLDESDRHGNKEYLSSNSDSKSISYSSSNSESNANPIFRNSMFSFLRDSIGDKLDESDRHGSKEYLSSSSDSKSISYSSSNSESNANSISRSSMFTSSPTSSSIPSSILGLDTFSRESSDFSSSSNLDSNSGSMNRFGFYFNAVARPEISSTTQSSSSQKPQTEYTYNPVPIINTGSSNTNPLTSILSEFESASDIPINDLTGIKKLLSPSFNSNLVSWWKTWKDKVMKEMKKILGKVDSLGNKLKYIVKEAANPTPDKILDAVF; this comes from the exons ATGAGAAGTAcattggtttatattttaataaaatgtgctTTTATTGGCAGTTTTGCG AAAAATGACGGAATTACATCGGGGAGAAGCCAGGTCACTCTCACTaatcaatattttgaaaaagaagCCAAAAATGATATTGAACACGTTCTATCAGCTGGCAAAGATGCTGAAAATCATATATTTGAAGATGAATATGATGATTACGAAAAAGCAGCAAAAACATACACACCTCAAAGCAATTATCGAAAGCCAGACGTAATTTTAGATAATTTACAGGAAATGCTAAAACATCTGCAATTACAAAAACGTGTTCGTACACCCCTTATACTGCATAAACTTAACAAAAGATACCTCAGAAAGGAAAATAAAGCAGATTCGTTGAATTCCGTTGATACTAATCGATTGATCGAAGCTATGGAAAAACTAGTGAATTCCGAGAACACCAAGTCTTTAAGAAATTCAAAAGATTttgctaataataaaaaatattcttttaacaAGAAACATTTAAGATATGCAGTGGATGATGCGGTTGAAACACCTGACGACCATCCTGTATTAAAAATTTCTGAAGACAAGTATAATGCAAAGAAATATTCAGCCGATAGAGATGCAACAAATGATTCAGATAATACCGATGACAAAAAAGAGGAAAAGCAAAGGCTTGAGAAGAAATCCAGTCATTTAAAAACTCTCTATAAATTGAGTAAACAATTTGAACATTTGCGTAAACATAGTGACAATAAACTTCAAAGTAAACCTAAATCATTTAAGGATTTGAGAAGCAATTCGAAATTTTTGGACATCAACAAGAAAGACCAACAACGATTTATGaatttgcttaaaaaaataattaaagttaaaGGAAACTTAAGGAATTTGCCTAAAACCTCAACTTACAACGAGAAACAA cAATCAATTTTGCGCCGATTGGGG GATGCGCAAGACCGCCCCGCCAAACGATATAAAAGATCCACAGAAGCAGGCTACACCCAAAACCCAGACACTTGCAAAACATACAACGATAACCTTGCACAACTGTGGAGCAACTTATCAAAGCACCTTAACATCACTGAACAACCCAACGAGAAGGCATTACACAACATAGCCATCATCATACAAGCCTACTTGGAACATCAGAACGCTAAACCGTCACCCGACAATTACAAAGTCAAACATGAAAGTAGGGACAAAATAGGTAACGTTATTGCCAAAATTAGGAAACAGATAGTTAAGGATGAAGCTGATACTGATAAAATAACACTAACAATTACGAGTAACCTTGAGCCACGCTATGAGGACAGCAATAACGAAGACTGTGCACAAATCAATGAAGAATACCTTAGATTGTCAATCGACATACTGTATAAAAGCTATTTGGAAAATACTGTTAAATGTCTAGACGATGAAGATACAATAGCCCAAGACAGTGAATTCGGACGACGAAAACAGTCTGGAAGAGATTTAGTAATCAATCACCCGCCTCTAGTAGACATTGAGGAAAATCCTGATATTAAAAACATACTCATTGAAGATGAATTATACAATGACTACCACAAAGGAAAAGTTCCAAGACAACTACcgaattcaaacaaaaacagaAGAGTTAtagaaagaagaaaagaaaataaaaacgataCATCTCATTCCATACGCAGTTCAGAAAATCAGAAGGCAGAAGATAAATTAAACCTACGTTCGAAATCAACTCGAAAGCCTGCCACTAGGAAACTCAGTAGGAGTAGATGTCAAATGTCTGCTATACGTAAATTATTGATATCACTGAGACCAGTCTTAGAACGATTTATGGGACTCCAGGAGTGTAAAGTTGATAACACGATGAGATCATTAAATGATGATAATAGACCAAATAATCGTTATTATTTACATGCTTCTAATTTTATTCCTTCAGAAGACAGTCAAACTCATATCCAGGGTATAGGTAGAAGTAAATTAACGAGGAAAAACACAGAAGGTAGTATACGTAAATCACTAGTACACAAGAGTCATGACACGGGGCATGAAAATGACAGAAATGCACTTCGGCATGATACAAAATTTGGCACTTCTTCCCAGAAATATAGACTAAGTCGAGTCAGAAATAGACATTCTGCAACACCTACAATTGCCAAAAATACCGATAACCGAAAATTACAATCTGATATTAGTAAGGCAAATGTTAACGATGAATACAACACGTACTATGAACAATATTATCAGTCAGTGCCGATGTATAACAATTACGATGCAACTTACAAAACAGATAATAAAAATGCATACCCAATTATGATTAACCCCGAAGAGATATtatcttttaataataatgatgatgatgataaaatgaCTGTAAGAACAAAACTCATCAACAAAGAAAAAGGACAGAGAGGCGTAAAAGTCGATTATGAAGACTATATTTTAGAATACGACTATATCCCCGTGACGGGAGAACCATTAAGTGATTTGGATGAGTATAAAGAATACGCTCAAAACATCGATGCAAAAAGTAAAATACATGCCAATAGATATGAAAGTATGACGGATTTTCTTAAGAGGGCACGTGACAGATCACTTCAGGCGCCGGAATTTGTTATACCTTTTGCTCTAAATACTAATAAAGGGTACGTAGAACTGACACATCTTGTAAAATATCCCAAAATCCTTGTATACCGTCCTCAGTTTATAGTCAAAAACACTATGCCATACGACGATTTCCTAAGGTCAATGCACAGTTTTAATCTGACTGGTGACGACACTCGTCTTTTGAAGATAGTAAGGTATTTGCCTGATAACCGTGTTCAAGTACTATTTGAGTCTGCAGATTTTGATACTCCATTTGAGGTTCAAGATCTTACCAGGGAAAATAGAAAGATCCGTTCATCAGATACTCTTAAAGCTTATCGATCACAAAATTATAAAGATGAGGCTAATGTAAATGCTAATGCAGAATTTACTAATGACGAAAGAAAAGAGATCACCCCTACATCTACATCGATATTTTCATCGTTTTTGCGCGATAGCACTGGTGACAAGCTTGACGAGTCAGACAGGCATGGCAATAAGGAATATTTATCGTCAAATTCAGATTCAAAGTCAATAAGTTATTCATCCTCAAATTCTGAATCTAACGCCAATCCCATATTTCGCAATTCAATGTTTTCGTTTTTGCGCGATAGCATTGGTGACAAGCTTGACGAGTCAGACAGGCATGGCAGTAAGGAATACTTATCGTCAAGTTCAGATTCAAAGTCAATAAGTTATTCATCCTCAAATTCTGAATCTAACGCTAATTCCATAAGTCGCAGTTCAATGTTCACTTCGTCTCCAACCAGTTCAAGTATACCATCTTCAATTTTAGGCTTGGATACTTTTAGTCGTGAGAGTTCAGATTTTAGTTCCAGTAGTAATCTAGATTCAAATTCAGGTTCCATGAACCgctttggtttttattttaatgcagtAGCCAGGCCCGAAATAAGCTCAACAACTCAAAGTTCTTCTTCACAAAAACCTCAAACAGAATATACTTACAACCCTGTACCTATCATTAACACTGGCTCGTCTAACACGAACCCATTAACATCTATACTATCAGAATTTGAATCAGCTTCAGACATACCAATTAATGACCTAACGGGAATTAAGAAATTGCTTTCTCCATCATTTAATTCCAATCTTGTCTCTTGGTGGAAAACGTGGAAGGATAAAGTTATGAAGGAAATgaag aaaatacTCGGGAAGGTGGATTCTCTTGGAAACAAGTTGAAGTATATAGTTAAAGAAGCGGCCAACCCGACGCCAGACAAGATACTTGATgctgtattttaa